ATTGCTTCACCAAAAACTATCGAGGTTCCATTATTATCGAATGGCACTAGAAATATGCATTCTACAAGCATGACACGAATTATCAAACAATAAGAAACATGTTCCTCGGACAGGCCGTGTGCCTGACAACATGAGTGAGAAGGAATAAAATAGCAAAAGGGGATGGTTAAACGATACAGTTTCATAAAACTGGAGAAAAATCTGCAACATGTAGAACATGATCCAATTGATTTCCAGAGGTTTACAATATCATCCTCGCCATCAAAATGGGTTctcaaaaattattttttcagTTTGCACTGTGAAACAATACATTTGTAAATTCAACTGGCAAAGCAACAAAGATAATCTTGACAGACTGCAGCAGCCTCCAAGACAGACTTCAACAGTCCTGGAAAATTCGGATTTGGTAAGATAAGTCTTGCAATTCATCTGGAAAGAAAATTCTATAGCAAAGGACAACCAAAATTCGTGATAAATTAAACCATAAAAACAATCAACTTCTAACAACAATAATCTCCAAAACAACAGTCAAACAATACCCGAAAGGCCGAAAGCAATTACCTCCATAAACAGAAACAATCTTAAGCAATTAAAGGATGGACATGTTACGGGCCTATGGCTATAAGAACCAAACAGATCATTTACCAAATAATTAAAAaagttccaaaatcttacctctTCCAGGAAATTAGTTTTCAGTCATGAGCTTGAGTATATGTCAAACCCTAAGATAGAAATATTCAACGGAAGGGGACAATCCAACACCAAAGTTATTCCTATTAAAGACAAGTTTAATCAAGGTTGGGGGACAAAACCTTGACTGCCTATGTTTATTTTCGTTTAACCCTTGCACATATGCAATGAGATTAGGTTTATTTCCAGCAAATCTAAAGGTATTTTCTTTCACTCGTATAACTATCTGGTTTAGCTTATCAACCCGATTcgtgaattttaaaaaaatgttgttccatacattttttttattttagaaacataaatatatatttgATTTAAAGTATCTCTTGATCGAAGGGGGTAAAGGTGAAAACCTATGACCGAAAAATCACACGTACGGATATTGATGACACCATAGACGCCATAGAGTTAAATGGTATTTTGTAACTAACTGATTGAGCAGCAGCCGGTAGACCACATGAAaaggaatatttattatttgatATATAGGAGCCATGTTTGTAACAGCAACCCATAAAAAAAACACCAATACAGAGATCGGCTAGAACAAAAGAGAGACCCTATGTACATTCAAAGGCAGAGGAAATACAAATCTCTAAATTTTTCTGTAGAATgtgtcaaaataaaaaaaagatagaAGTCTAAGAATCTAAGTCCTTCAGTTGGGCTTAAGATTGGTTTTGTTAACAACAGTTGGATTTGGGTTTGCAGTAGTAAATAGGTTAAAACGCCTCGTTAAATCAGAATTACCAACTCAATCTTGGTCAATTACCTGATCGACTAATTAAGCATGTCTTTCATACCAACTGATGTAAGTAGTTACATTCACTTCCATAACTTTGGtcaaaataatttttcaaataTATCAACCATAACTTCCGCGTCTGATAGAAGTGTTCAATTACCCCACTGAAAGCCCCGGTCTAGATTTCTCCTCGTTTTTCTCTACATCATCAAAGCAAACATCTATAGGGTCatcaatatatttaaaagtgaGTTTCAAACCTGAATTCTGTTAATGCTCCAAACTCCGAGGGAACAAAAAacccaaaataaaacaaaaacaaagagtTCTCTCCAATACACCACATTGCACAACGCCACAACCCACTCTCATAAGATTCGTTAATTATCACAAGCAACATTATGACCAATAGTTTGAGAAAGGGTCAATGACGTTTCACACATTTCACAAACCTATATTAAATGCTATAAATTAGATAGAAGATACTAACTTCCCCTAGATTTCTATTTAAGGGTTACACGCATGCACACAACAACCACACCCACAACCGCATGCATGGGAAAAAACTAAAAGAAAACCAGCTCCACTTGATGAGGTCAGGTAACGATTGCTCTTCATGGCCAAGGTCTTATTAAAGTATTGATCAATTGTATGCTACAACCACTATCCAAAATCCACATAACTGCAGACACTCTCATGTCTAATAAGCAAGTGCAGCCGACTACTACTATACTATTCAGAGACTTCATTTAGCTTAAACACCCGTACCAAATACTCGAGAACCAGACACGGATATGCCGCTTGGAACAAAATCGtgcaatattttcattaaagAAAGGCGTGTGTTACACTTGGACACATACCGCTGCTAAACGAATACAAGCAGCATAAGCCAATTATGTCacagtttaactaattagtctcACATATCAGAAGTAACAAAACAATATAACTGAAAATAGGCATGATTAATTGAAGCTCTCTACAACCGTTGAGCTGCTCATTCAAGCTCAGAATCTAAATAGGTAGAAATGTGAGATTTATTCTCCAGAAAACATTTCTGATACAGAAAAAAAGGAGTGATACAACCAGTCTAGAAGTAAGTTAAGCCAACTCCAAAGTGTACAGTCCACCATTTTCAAAGGTGTCAAGCCTCAATAAGCATCTGATTCTTTGCCCACAAAGTAATTGCCAATCGAAACTAAACCCTATTCATCAAGTGAAACATCAAATACTTCTAGACAAAGGAATCCCGATATTCCCGACCAAAGCATCAGGCATTCACAATACAATTTGTTCATCAGAATTTCTTCTATTTAGAGAAACAAGGGTACTCTACACAACGCCTTTATTCTGACTGAAACAAAATAACAAACGAACAAGAATTGTGAGCCCAAGCCTAGAAGAGAGAAATCCCATCGATCACTATAACCCAAGTCATTGAATTTCAACTAAAACAAAAATACCAAGAATTCAGCCAAGATGTTAATGGTAGATGCCAATACTGGAATGGATATCTTGCATTGATATCAAATTGAAACACTGGATGCCAAAATTGTTGAAGGAAAATGGTGAGGCCTACCATAAATAGTGAGACCTTGAGCTTGCTAGTGTGCAGTACCAAGGACCTGGATTCATATTAGCTTCACAGATTCTTGGTTCACACAACCTTACAAAGTCTTCCTGTCCTTTGTGACTCAACAAAAGTCCTCATAAGGAGGATGCTCAAACTCAGTGTAAGTTTTTAAACCCCCCAAGCTATTATTCATGTATTTAGTCTCCTTCAGATTAAATTTTTTATAGTGAGACTCCAACCTATGTTACCCGGACTCGGATACCCATATCGGAGACTCGTGCGTGTCTGTGTATGGGACACTCCTAGTTTGTGAAAGCTATTTTGTGAAAGTTGCATgattttggtccaaaatgaTGTGTCCAAGTATCCATACCGATGTCCAAGTGTCGAGGATCTGACACGGGAATTTGAGGTAAACTGAAGAGTCCAGGTGAGACTCGAACTATCATCCCAAATTCCAGCATTGAATATCACGAGTTAAATACTCAATGCATCTCTTTTCCTCCGATTTTCCCAAACAAAACTTGCAATCCACAGTTTTGAAGAACTACTCTATCCTCTCTACATTAAATGAACTAGAGGAGTCTTACTTGTTGGATCCCTTTTACCTTGACATAACTACAAAACTCAGAATAGAATACTCTTGCAACTTCTCCTAAGAGCCAACCTTCAAAAAGGTTCAGAAAAAAAGTTTTCCAACCTAAAAGAGGGACTTCCTCCTTGAAGGAAGATCAACACCTGCAGAGATCCAATTACATCCTAACTCCTAATATGTGAATACAACCATTGAAGCAACTGATCTCAGTAATAATAGAACCTCCGATGAGTAGAAGAAACCATAGCTATGaagaatttccaaaataaactCTTAACACTATAAAGGGCTTGTTGAGGGTCTTCTCACCAAAAATCAGTGATGACTGACGATTCCGGAAATTAAGATTGATAATCAAATGTTCAGCCACGGCTGTGATAATTTTCTTAGTACATACCAGCAACAATATTACAATCATAATCTTAACCAAGTGATTATCAGTAGTACTTAATGTTAATACAAGACTGGTTTTTCCGGTTTAATGACTGGACCAAAGCTGGAAATAACAAGCATCTCCAAATGTTCAATGCCTCAATAAGCCTTTGATTCCTTTCCCAAAAAGTAATCACCAATCAATTACTTAAACCATAGTAGTCAAGTGAAACACCAAATATATACTTCTAGACAATGGAATCCCAGCCCAAGAATCAGACATGAACAATACAATTTTTCAACAATATTTCTTCTAATTAGAGAAACAAGGAAGTTCCACACAACGCCTCAGTGATTCGAACCAAACCATATAAGAAACAAACAACAATCGGATAATAAGCAACCACAGTTCACCTTAAAAGGAGTGATAACTAATCAGTACATGCCTCCAGCCAAGAGCAAAGAAATCAAATCGATCACCATAATCCAAATTATCGAATTTCaaccaaaacaaaacaaagaaccCGAAAAAATTGACATGCGAAACAGATGTTAAAACGGATTATATAACCAGACAATGAAAGGATGAAATTTACGTGATAATCATAAAGATCGGAAATCCCATCCAAACAAAAAGGACAACGAGAAGATCAAAATCCACATTTCAACAAAAACTTTCACATAAATCAAacccaaacaaaataaaataatcttcaaatttctaaaacaataaaaatataaacGGAAATTTAGAATCGATTAAAATAAAACgcaaattttcaaaattaccaGAAAATGGAGGAAGATCAATGGTCATGCTTTTGAGCATGCTCGAGATGACGGCGTTCCTCAGGAAGAGCGACGAGGTAAGAGAAGGCCATGCCGCCAAAGCAAACATGGTAAAGAGGCATGATTGAATCCGTCTCGATGTGTTTAGCATGGTAGCTGTCGATGCCTTTTGCGAATGATTCCTTGAGGTAAGAGAATGAGAGCATTGGTTTCACCTTGTCGGGGACTTCCTTCACTGTAACGCCTCGTAGCTCGTTGATGAACCTTCGCATCGCCATTGTTGatggaagagagagagaaaggagagagGATTTGGGGATCGGATTTCGATTGGAATTCAAACCCTAAGTCAATGCTCAAGATTTTGGTTTCGCTATCTGAAAATGGGTATATAGAACAATTCGCCAATTTATTTGTGGATTGATCCAATAGGCCCACATTTTGTAattagaaaaatgaaaggaaaaCAATTTAGAATGAATATATTTTaaggttttttcatgaaatgtctTTGAGGTTTCACGGAACCACCAAATGCTTTTtatattttcataaaatatatattacttcgtatattcatatttttataaaatgCACCAAATAACCCTGGACTTAACGGTCGTTAGTGCTCTGTTAGCGTTACTTTACCTTTATACCTTTATTCATCCAATATTCTACGgttaacttaaaaaaaataaaatctttctCTCTTCTAAGTTTCTCCAATTTGTGTTTAAGAATTAAAAGGAAACTAGTTTTAAACCCGTACGATGTATGGGACTTGTCGTGGCTTATAAAATTGCTATGTTTGCCATTGGATTTTATATGGTTGTTTgcattttttccaaaaaaacatGTTTTAACCAataacaactttttttttcgTCGTATTTGTATTTGTTCTTTGCCTAAAAAAGCTACGATTAAACGGTAATAAGCTAGGAAAATAATATGATGCTATTATTAGGTATCTATGAAACTAATCaaaatgggaaaaaaaaactttgttaTGCTTCTCAAATAATTCATGATGGAAATCATACACTTGAGAACTTTCCATCTAACATCTAAGGCAAACACAAAAAATTTGTGTAATATGTAATATCTAAATAGTGAAGTTAATAGGTTTTTTCTCTTATCTACAAACTTTGATTATTACATGTTTTGTAATTATCCGGAAGTAACCAACATATTAATCCAACATCGAATATGCAAAAAATGTACCAAGACCATTTTAATTATGCTTAAAAGAATATCAAGGATAGATAACCATAAGCATGAAGCTTTATCCCGGCCATGGTCTTTGTTATAATTCCTCCAAGTCAGTAATATCGGATCAAGTCTGTAACCTAATAATCTTTTTACTTCATGAAACGTGTTGTAAAATCCACTTGTGAGAATTCATAGAACTATTACTATAAAGGAATAAATGCAAATGCGATAAGATGCACATAATGTTTGATTATCCATCCTTTTGTATATAAATCTTCATAATCCTTAGTTTAAATCCAGATTTCGTTTGTCTTAACGAAAACAAAACTCCAATCTATTGTAATGGAATGTGTAGGAGACTAAAaagagacaaaaaaaaaaaagagaaagggaAAATCACGAACAACCAAAGAAGAATTTAAGTGCCCAtaccaaaaataaatatttaaccAAGGTTGTCATGATAGGGATCCTACCTTGGATCGTTGAAGAGGGGTAGGATCGGTAGAATCGGATCGTAGAATCGTAAGATCCTATTAACtagtaaaaataatatattattaaatgCAATGTAAAATCATGTATTCAAGTAATCTTAATACTTAAAGATCATTTTTTTGCTCACATAAGATGTACTTGTGTAGATTcaagtgcaattaaaaaaatttgcgcaaatttgttgaaatttagATTTTAGTTATGACCAACTTCAAATCTTAATTGATAAAATTATATGAATTTCTTTACTTTTTAGTAAAAATGatacttcttttttttataattaatttattgatagaaaaatattatatttctaATGATATGTGATTATGAACTATGTAGTATTTAGTAATAAGAAAAATGATTTATtatcttgaaatattgtatgTTGAATTGAATCGTTGGATCGGATCGTAGGGTCGTAGGATCGTGTTAAGATCCTACCACTCAAAATTTATATCGaggtaggatcgtaagatcTTACCTAAGATCCGGATCGGTGGCGTGTTTTTGGATCATAGAGTTGTAGAATCGTAAGATCCGGATCGGGAGTTTTAACAACCATTTATTTAACTAACATTACCTTTAATATTCATCATACAAATTTACTAACTACTCCTTATATTATTGTACTCCACTACAAATTTACTAACTGCTCCTTATATTATTGTACTCCTTATATTACTGTACTAACAACCATgtctaagctcaagaaaggagaaccagtgagacCGCacgttctcaaaatgattgggttgtttgagaacatgagagctctagattctgacgtctcaaatgaaatggccattgacatcattctccattcgcttcatagtggatatgatcagttcaagttgaattacaacatgaacattATGGATAAagctcttactgagcttcacggtatgctgaaaatcgctgaaaagacgctcaagcaagagaaagcatgacgtgcttatggtgcgtaagggcaaggtgtaggggaatacagttaaacataataacatgtgcggaaacaatccccaaagccaggaagcatgtataaagcatagattaagcatacttacgtttgaagcgtgttttccacaataatctgtcaacgaacacgaacttagaactctacttgtcgttcctctacttggttcaccgacacgatcagatccgtcttgataatcgtagcttagacaattgatcaagatagtttgcttttgggaagaactcactttggaggcacagagagaattagggttctctgagtctctagggtttgagtgtatatggaattgtgtgttgtgtggaaAATACAATAACCTATTGTATTAGTGATGTAACCAGCCAAGACTAAcaagccttgaccggccacacacacACGGGCACACGGACCACAACCCACCGCCCAGcaacacacactgcaggccgatgcccacagcgcgcgcgcgtcgagcagctgggccatgggcctgctcaCTCGTCGCTGCTCGTTGCTTgcgctgctgttgcgtgctcgcgcccacacgcgggctggcttctcacctttgctcgcgagcttgctggcttgttgggccttgcacgcttgcgtgcttggctcgacgggccggcaactccgatgcccttcgtattcgcgattaatatctttccgatattatttatcgtttcgtatacgacgaatcaccgtcgtatgataaaatttattcgttttgcctagcttacgaatattcgcgatacgatatacgattccgatgcaaggtcgtatcgtataatacgttttccaactaattcccgaaaagatattaaatgaatttccgattcatttaattcggtgatctgttacgtgtcattggtgtgaccttgtaggttcagtcaagagtaagctgtgagtttaatatgttaggttatgatacatatgaataaacataaatcatgcggaaaaaccataaagccaggaaacatattatttacacataatcatttagcataattcagatgcatacactttgtagcgtgccctccctagctgcgcccgaaccgaacaagaacaattctttaggactccaagtgtcgtccctccgtagatagtccacagcacgtccggatccgccttaagcttgaccaactagaatcgcccttaaggttactaggattttcggctatttgggttgcaagtgtttggctgatttttgcttgaaaatcttaccttttcaatacttcaaatctcgatataaattgtgaacccaggccacatatttataggggtatggaaagagaattggaatcctactaggatacgaattaattaaattagaatcctagtagaactcttatttaattaatttatcttttaggattaggaatttaatcatatatcgaatcctgatagctttaggattcgtatagcacgcacacgagcatcgcacgagcaccgcatactcgcgcaggccttgcggcccacgctgagcgcacagcgcctcggcccatgctcgctgcctgtgtccgcgcgcgcgcccaaggccttggctgggcctggccttgcgctgggcctggtcgaggcttggcgtgtgttggtgatgcgtgtggcttgctgggcgatggcctggcttcgtgatgggccttcgtctagcgagcctcgtccgatgctaattcgtacaatacgcttccgattaaattcccgattccggaattcatttccgatacgaacaatatttaatatttccgattctggaattaatttccgtttcgaacaaatatttaatatttccgtttccagaattattttccgattccgataatatttccgattctgacaatatttccgtttccggcaatatttccgattccggcaatatttccatttccgataatattttccgatacgtaccatgtttacgtttccggcaacatctacgacttggataatatttatatttccgatacgatccatatttccgtttccggcaatatcatcgtttccggagtattcatttcttgcttgtgacgatctcagctcccactgaaaccaagatccgtcgattccgaatatccatagatggagtatttaatgccattatatacttgatccatttacgtactatttgtgtaaccctacgggttcagtcaagagtaagctgtggattaatataattaattccacttgaactgaagtgacctctagctaggcattcagctcacttgatctcactgaattattaacttgttaattaatactaaaccgcatttattagacttaatattatatgcatacttggaccaagtgtgcatttcctaattcctttgtcgctcgatgcttgctcttgaacataaggtaagagttgtcatccttattatgtccagaggtgtttctcggtttcagagttcaactgatcaaataaacagataatcatagcatatgattcatccgagcacgaccatgcattttacagtttctagctctccgagtggccttgtacaacttttaagcatctcatcccgatttatgggaggacaatcccaatcttgtgatcttgagattagacttcgtttgattggtgattacctgagcgttgcctttatagcctccttttacggtgcgacggttggtcaacgtcaaagtaaccagttctcaaacaagtaatctaaaatcactcaggtattgaggatttagtgtctaataattttaatgaaatttacttataaaagattttcatctcttacagtaaagtttcataggtctgtccgatactagtcttcccaaagtaagtatctatgcaaatgattatgacattgccatgtccacatagttcaagaaacagaactactagtcatcttgcattctagtcgtctaacgttttctatgcgtccaattttatagaaaactccgactagggaccattttcaacttttgacattcaatttcacttgatagacatttcttagtcacaggactggtcctgacagtctatcttgaatatttcgtcaaattgaatggactcatcatttaataaaccacaaattaaatggaaagtgaattctattcatttattgtgaatgattaaccaataatgttttacaaagtattaaactctaaaactttaaaacaataaataaggacatcaaatccattctccaatatgcttgattcccatagctgcagtgtgcgagttgtgcttcgcctgcggcagaggtttagtcaatggatctgatatgttgtcatcagttccaatcttgcttatctcgacttcttttctttcaacgaactctcgtagaaggtgaaatctacgaagtacatgcttgactctttggtggtgtctaggctcctttgcctgtgcaatagctccgctattatcacaatacagggtcattggtcctttaatggaggggactacaccaagttcacctatgaacttccttagccatatagcttcctttgctgcttcatgtgcagcaatgtactccgcttcagttatagaatccgcaatggtgctttgcttagcacttttccagcttactgcacctccgttgaggcagaagacaaacccaaactgtgatctgaaatcatctttgtcggtttggaaacttgcgtccgtatagcctttaacaattaattcatcatctccaccatagaccaggaagtcatctttgtgccttttcaggtacttcagaatattcttggcagcagtccaatgtgcctctcctgggtctgactggtatctgctcgtggtagtgagtgcgtacgcaacatccgggcgtgtacatatcatagcatacattattgaaccaatcaatgatgcatacggaatcccattcattcgtctgcgcacatcaagtgtttttgggcactgagtcttgcttagagtcattccatgagacatgggtaggtagcctcgcttggagtctgccatcttgaacctatcaagcaccttattgatataagtgctttgactaagtccaatcatccttttagatctatctctgtaaatcttgatgcccaatatgtactgtgcttctcctagatccttcatcgaaaaacatttcccaagccaaatcttgacagagttcaacataggaatgtcatttccgataagtaatatgtcgtcgacatataatactagaaaagcaattttgctcccactgaccttcttgtatacacaagattcgtctgcgttcttaacgaaaccaaagtcactgactgcttcatcaaaacgtatattcctgctcctggatgcttgcttcaatccgtagattgatttctttagcttgcatacctttttagcattctttggatcctcaaaaccctcaggctgtgtcataaacacagtttctgttaaaacgccgtttaagaaagcggttttgacatccatctgccatatttcgtaatcgtaatatgcagcaattgctaacattatccgaatagactttagcattgcaactggtgcaaaggtttcatcgtaatccacaccgtggacttgcctgtaaccttttgcaaccaatctagctttgaaaacttcaagtttcccatccttgtcctttttcagtttgaaaacccattttcttccaatggcttggcagccatctggaaaatcgaccaaatcccaaacttggttttcagacatggagtctaattcagattgcatggcttcttgccattgcttggagctaaggctcgtcatagcttgcttgtaagtcacaggttcatcactttcaagtaatagaacatcatagctctcgttcttcaaaatacctaagtacctttccggttgagatctatatctctgcgatctacgtggggttacatctctagattgtccatgaatctcaccagaaacttctaaagatctctgagtttcatcctgaatgtcatcttgagcattctctagagtttgttgttcgactcgaatttcttcgaggtctacttttctcccacttgtcattttggaaatgtgattcttttccaaaaagataccatctcgagcaacaaacacctcgttctcagatgtattgtagaagtaatacccctttgtttcctttggatagcccacaaggatacatttgtcagattttggatgaagtttgtctgaaattaatcatttgacgtatacttcacatccccaaatcttaagaaaagacacttttggaggctttccaaaccataactcatatggagtcttttcaacagctttagacggagctctatttatagtgagtgcggctgtatttagtgcatgtccccaaaattctattggaagtttggcctgacccatcattgatctaaccatgtctagcaaggttctgttcctccgttccgacacactgttccattgtggtgttccaggaggagtcaattctgatagaattccacattctttcagatggtcatcaaattcatag
This sequence is a window from Spinacia oleracea cultivar Varoflay chromosome 1, BTI_SOV_V1, whole genome shotgun sequence. Protein-coding genes within it:
- the LOC110774949 gene encoding uncharacterized protein, giving the protein MAMRRFINELRGVTVKEVPDKVKPMLSFSYLKESFAKGIDSYHAKHIETDSIMPLYHVCFGGMAFSYLVALPEERRHLEHAQKHDH